The following coding sequences are from one Streptococcus sp. NPS 308 window:
- a CDS encoding phage tail protein, which produces MGVTLDELKVMIDAEIAPFKNKMKEVENKVKDASNKVQNSTNKIKAQSGSMMGVFGKLAKFAGFAYLGKKMLDVGMYSTQMALEVTASVNQIKRQMGESSQTFLKWVNDNANAMNMGVGEATKYGAVYSNLFSGFIKDSNKLSAYTAKMLQTSAVVAEGSGRSITDVMERIRSGLLGNTEAIEDLGINVNVAMIQSTEAFKRFANGQSWDQLDYQTQQQIRLMAILEQATAKYGTTLSQSVNGSISLFKSLLKDSALNIGNAFLPIINAIMPVLNSFAMVLKNVTAKLAEFIALMFNKKATVKDGVAGAVGNMNGAMQDAAGGAGDLADAMGDADDASGGLADNLGDSAKNAKKAVKELLGLAGFDEITLLNKKDDSDDGDGAGKGSGGGKGKGKKGKGGSGPFKDILPEVALTDMDNQFKSIFDGLGDKLKGLFDLFKKGFNAAFRAEGLERIKNALGRIRKTLEEIATDPRVVNAFNGMAGKIAYSLGQITGSLATVGVGIGVFLAESIANGLERQKERIIRSLVAQFENTGNMFASAGNIAQAFADGFYDVITSTGAIRIGGAITSALLAIQASVTEVSYKLGGDLMHGIERIVTDNMPGIASSLSNSLSAVAPVFESAEQAINDMSDSLSRVYDNYIRPTIESSTKAISSIISLFVKGWNNYIQPIIEKLGQGFSDTIDKHISPMIQKILEMVASFQEMSQVINAYVGPVIGFFVEQLTRVLAPTLEYIGEVFRVLFNTVADIFGGIADFLKGVFDIITGILTSDMGKIFDGFTETGDAIMNILSTILTGLLDLTVAVLKVIWDTIVAIFQAIWDGIVAIFTPLGEWFSERWNDITTVLADVAKWFGDMFQKAWNALTNVFSSIGTWFGERWNDVTTALANVATWFGNIFKTAFEAVKNAFSTIGSFFSGVWTTVKNIFVNAGQMVGSAVGGAFKSAVNAVLGTIENVVNGFIGMINGVIGLINKIPGVSLGSVGYVSLPRLARGGIVDSPTVAMIGEAGKEVVMPLENTGFLQTMGRIVGGAVVNALGGGLPQSGGFVGSGDIVIQIGGHEFGRVAIQEINREQERAGQVLLNI; this is translated from the coding sequence ATGGGAGTTACACTTGACGAGCTCAAGGTTATGATTGATGCCGAAATCGCACCTTTCAAAAACAAGATGAAAGAAGTCGAGAATAAAGTCAAAGATGCCTCTAACAAAGTACAAAACTCAACCAACAAAATCAAGGCACAATCAGGCTCTATGATGGGTGTGTTTGGTAAACTAGCCAAATTCGCTGGATTTGCTTACCTTGGTAAGAAAATGCTTGATGTTGGCATGTACTCAACTCAGATGGCTCTTGAAGTCACGGCATCGGTTAACCAAATCAAGCGTCAAATGGGCGAGAGCTCACAGACATTCTTAAAATGGGTCAACGATAACGCGAACGCTATGAATATGGGTGTTGGTGAGGCGACAAAATATGGGGCGGTATATTCAAACCTATTTTCAGGCTTTATCAAGGACTCGAACAAGTTGAGCGCATACACTGCTAAGATGTTGCAGACATCTGCAGTTGTAGCTGAAGGTTCAGGGCGCAGCATTACAGACGTTATGGAACGTATTCGCTCTGGTTTGCTAGGGAACACCGAAGCAATTGAAGATTTAGGAATCAACGTCAATGTGGCCATGATTCAGTCCACGGAAGCATTCAAGCGTTTTGCAAATGGCCAAAGTTGGGACCAACTCGACTATCAGACCCAGCAACAAATCCGGCTTATGGCTATCCTGGAACAAGCGACTGCTAAGTATGGTACAACCTTGTCACAATCGGTCAATGGTAGCATCAGCTTGTTCAAGTCGTTACTGAAAGACTCAGCTCTCAATATCGGTAACGCATTCTTGCCGATTATCAACGCGATTATGCCAGTCTTAAACTCATTTGCTATGGTCTTGAAGAACGTGACTGCTAAGCTCGCTGAGTTTATTGCTTTGATGTTCAATAAGAAAGCGACTGTAAAAGACGGTGTAGCTGGTGCAGTTGGTAACATGAATGGAGCTATGCAAGATGCTGCAGGTGGCGCAGGAGACCTTGCTGATGCTATGGGTGATGCTGACGATGCTTCGGGTGGCCTAGCTGATAATCTCGGAGACTCTGCCAAAAATGCCAAGAAAGCAGTCAAAGAATTGCTTGGCTTAGCTGGATTTGATGAAATAACGCTTTTGAACAAGAAAGATGATTCTGACGACGGAGACGGTGCTGGCAAAGGCAGTGGTGGCGGTAAAGGCAAAGGTAAGAAAGGTAAAGGCGGAAGCGGACCTTTCAAGGATATCTTGCCAGAAGTCGCTCTTACCGACATGGATAACCAGTTCAAGAGTATCTTTGATGGTCTAGGAGATAAGCTGAAAGGGTTGTTTGATCTCTTCAAAAAAGGTTTTAATGCTGCATTCAGAGCCGAGGGTCTGGAACGTATTAAGAATGCTTTAGGTCGAATCAGAAAGACTCTTGAAGAAATTGCTACTGATCCACGGGTAGTTAATGCTTTTAATGGCATGGCTGGGAAGATAGCATACTCTCTAGGGCAGATTACAGGCTCTCTAGCAACGGTTGGAGTCGGTATCGGTGTTTTCCTTGCCGAAAGCATTGCAAATGGTCTAGAACGTCAAAAAGAGCGTATTATTCGCTCTCTAGTAGCTCAGTTTGAAAATACGGGCAATATGTTTGCATCGGCTGGAAACATCGCTCAGGCATTTGCAGACGGCTTCTATGACGTCATTACATCGACTGGTGCTATCCGTATTGGAGGTGCGATTACGTCTGCTCTTTTGGCTATTCAAGCTAGCGTCACTGAGGTTAGTTACAAGCTCGGTGGCGACCTTATGCATGGTATCGAGCGAATTGTTACAGATAACATGCCTGGTATCGCCAGTTCGCTTTCCAATTCCCTGTCTGCCGTTGCTCCTGTTTTCGAAAGTGCAGAACAGGCAATCAATGATATGTCTGATTCTCTCAGCCGTGTGTACGATAATTATATTCGGCCAACGATTGAATCATCAACGAAAGCTATATCAAGTATTATCAGTTTGTTTGTAAAAGGTTGGAATAATTACATCCAACCAATTATCGAAAAACTCGGTCAAGGTTTCTCGGACACAATTGACAAACACATCTCGCCAATGATCCAGAAGATTTTGGAGATGGTCGCAAGCTTCCAAGAAATGTCACAAGTCATTAATGCTTATGTAGGACCTGTGATTGGCTTTTTCGTTGAGCAATTGACGAGAGTTCTGGCTCCAACTCTTGAATACATCGGAGAAGTCTTCCGTGTATTATTCAACACAGTTGCTGATATATTTGGAGGAATAGCTGACTTCCTAAAGGGCGTGTTTGATATTATCACTGGCATTCTTACCAGTGATATGGGCAAGATTTTCGACGGTTTCACTGAAACGGGCGATGCCATCATGAACATCTTGTCTACAATCTTAACTGGATTGTTAGATTTAACAGTAGCGGTTTTGAAAGTTATATGGGATACGATTGTAGCAATCTTCCAAGCAATCTGGGATGGTATTGTAGCGATATTCACTCCGCTTGGCGAATGGTTCTCAGAACGCTGGAACGACATCACAACTGTTTTAGCCGACGTGGCTAAATGGTTTGGTGATATGTTCCAGAAAGCTTGGAATGCCCTAACGAATGTATTCTCTTCAATCGGTACTTGGTTTGGCGAACGCTGGAACGACGTGACGACTGCGCTTGCTAACGTCGCAACGTGGTTCGGGAACATCTTCAAGACTGCATTTGAAGCGGTCAAGAACGCATTTAGCACGATTGGAAGTTTCTTCAGTGGCGTTTGGACCACGGTCAAGAACATCTTCGTGAATGCTGGCCAAATGGTCGGTAGCGCAGTGGGTGGCGCGTTCAAGAGTGCAGTTAATGCGGTTCTTGGAACGATTGAAAACGTGGTGAACGGCTTTATTGGCATGATTAACGGTGTTATCGGTTTAATTAACAAGATTCCGGGCGTCTCTCTTGGAAGCGTTGGCTATGTAAGTCTCCCTCGATTGGCTCGTGGTGGTATCGTCGATAGTCCGACAGTAGCCATGATTGGTGAGGCCGGTAAAGAGGTTGTAATGCCGCTTGAAAATACTGGATTCTTGCAGACTATGGGTCGCATCGTAGGTGGTGCGGTCGTAAACGCTCTGGGCGGTGGTTTACCACAATCTGGAGGCTTCGTCGGTAGCGGTGACATCGTCATTCAAATCGGTGGACACGAATTTGGTCGTGTGGCTATCCAAGAAATCAATCGAGAACAAGAACGTGCAGGACAAGTCTTGCTTAACATTTAA
- a CDS encoding tail fiber domain-containing protein → MDIFRRRKFDEAMFAKNRTLAIRVGQYQSSDIKEAHFDYGYIKGDAYKPGGTCAGSGKITFTSIITTFNKSDNIYPEIGLLVDGTYEWVKMGEYFINDIEIDRNRNTTTLDLMDGMFKLNREHITDLTYPAEIRQVIKEICLKTGITLANENMDVISMNYVIEKIPKEKKMTFRDVLSLATQMLGMSCFFNREGKLEIKELTESGITITADSYFMHGLTKSEVHYQIAGITCKKDKETLTVGMRTGRSLELDNLFMSQSILDNLYHKIKDIRYYPFNLNYQGHLLLDVGQWVTIKTNTGETFKSPILSQSFTFKGGLRGRISADSKSGNDAQYSYAGTLTKKIKQFSEFEKQVQNQIEEADKGFDQKVDKIKKDFNDQIELAKAKAEEVQRQFSETIDQRFRDFDSTGLNEIKQKADEALQKVGANTLLAQEAKQISEQATADITKLKNDVVDGYVGKNTYQEGIRGIERRIEEVKTSTNGQVATQIAEYKQTVDGQFTNLVSQIEGKANQTDFQRVKETSQLYERILGNTENGIAEKVARMTLTNQLFQVEVAKNVGDSRNYVKNADFRDKSKNWKEMNASGLNFNYEHSSQNRNKSGVHIYGTSINARYFGLQQTFKIELKKSDKITLSFLISKDGYNTFSGIDIGLHYRKDGAIKSQAWKNIPNSDITASAYKKLNFNYELPVDIDEINLMFYGNPGKSINIYISEIKLETGSNATSFTLAPEDTDEAVRTVQNQLADSWAVQNLNSAGSIVSQINATNNQILIEAEKIRLKGKTLLDELTAIDGYFKRLFVGEGNFAKLNAEIIGANTITADKLIMDQAMARLFVSSDIFTDTLAAKEAFINRLRSIVVSATLFEGFKGRIGGFQIGTHDKDPSTYWLTGTNSFAVGMSNGSTQWGQTSLWVNWGNDWGKPGDRAWFVKRTGEMNCYNRAYFWNTPKINGDLEVTGDIYYFTDKEKNLGGYWIFSPSYKKIEKTNGYLYLYSPSSRYDWIPLNKEISDRRYKHNIVDSTVSGLNVIEQLKTYSYRKEYDGKTEDISCGIMAQDVQKYVPEAFFENPDGAYSYRTFELVPYLIKAIQELNQKIQKLEKTA, encoded by the coding sequence ATGGATATATTTAGACGTAGGAAATTTGATGAAGCTATGTTTGCCAAAAACCGTACTCTTGCTATCAGAGTAGGGCAGTATCAGTCAAGCGATATCAAAGAAGCGCATTTTGATTATGGCTATATCAAAGGTGATGCCTATAAGCCCGGTGGAACGTGTGCTGGCAGTGGTAAAATCACGTTTACAAGCATCATCACCACATTCAATAAATCGGATAATATTTACCCTGAAATCGGTCTTTTGGTAGACGGAACCTACGAATGGGTTAAAATGGGCGAGTATTTCATCAACGACATTGAAATTGACCGAAACCGTAACACGACTACACTTGATTTGATGGATGGGATGTTTAAACTCAATCGTGAACATATCACAGATTTGACTTATCCAGCAGAAATCAGACAAGTGATTAAAGAAATCTGCTTAAAAACAGGTATCACTCTGGCTAACGAAAACATGGATGTAATATCCATGAATTATGTAATAGAAAAGATCCCCAAAGAGAAAAAAATGACATTCAGAGATGTTTTGAGTTTAGCTACTCAGATGCTCGGGATGTCTTGTTTTTTCAATCGCGAAGGAAAACTTGAAATCAAAGAATTAACCGAGTCAGGCATCACGATTACAGCAGATAGCTACTTTATGCACGGATTGACCAAGAGTGAAGTTCATTACCAGATTGCAGGGATAACCTGCAAGAAAGACAAAGAGACTCTCACGGTTGGTATGCGTACTGGTCGATCATTGGAATTGGATAATCTATTTATGTCTCAATCAATTTTGGATAACCTTTATCACAAAATTAAGGATATCCGCTATTATCCGTTCAATTTGAATTACCAAGGCCATTTACTGCTAGATGTTGGTCAGTGGGTAACCATCAAGACGAACACGGGTGAGACGTTCAAATCGCCAATATTGAGCCAATCGTTCACGTTTAAGGGTGGTCTGCGTGGTCGTATCAGTGCAGACAGTAAATCTGGCAATGATGCTCAGTATTCATACGCAGGAACGCTCACGAAGAAGATTAAGCAATTCAGCGAATTTGAGAAGCAAGTTCAAAACCAAATTGAAGAAGCGGACAAAGGCTTTGACCAAAAAGTTGATAAAATCAAGAAAGATTTTAACGACCAGATTGAACTGGCCAAAGCTAAAGCGGAAGAGGTGCAAAGACAATTTTCTGAGACAATCGACCAACGGTTTCGTGATTTTGACAGCACTGGTTTGAACGAAATCAAGCAAAAAGCAGACGAGGCCTTACAAAAGGTCGGAGCAAATACTTTGCTTGCTCAAGAAGCGAAACAAATCAGTGAGCAGGCAACTGCTGATATAACCAAATTAAAAAACGATGTCGTAGATGGATACGTTGGCAAGAACACGTATCAAGAGGGTATTCGTGGGATTGAGCGACGAATCGAGGAAGTGAAGACATCGACAAATGGCCAAGTTGCTACTCAAATCGCTGAGTACAAGCAGACTGTTGATGGGCAATTCACTAACTTGGTTTCTCAAATCGAGGGCAAGGCTAACCAGACGGACTTTCAGCGTGTGAAAGAAACCAGTCAGCTATATGAGCGGATTTTGGGGAATACTGAAAATGGTATCGCTGAGAAGGTTGCTCGCATGACTCTGACTAATCAGCTGTTTCAAGTTGAGGTGGCTAAAAATGTCGGAGATAGCCGAAATTATGTGAAGAATGCTGATTTCAGAGATAAGTCGAAAAATTGGAAAGAAATGAACGCTTCGGGATTGAATTTCAACTATGAACATTCATCGCAAAATCGAAATAAATCGGGCGTGCATATTTATGGTACGTCTATAAATGCTCGTTACTTTGGATTGCAACAGACATTTAAAATTGAACTAAAAAAATCCGACAAAATCACTCTTTCTTTTTTGATTTCAAAAGATGGATACAATACTTTTTCTGGTATTGACATCGGGTTACATTATAGAAAAGATGGTGCAATAAAATCTCAGGCTTGGAAGAATATTCCAAATAGCGACATAACTGCATCCGCTTATAAAAAACTTAATTTTAATTATGAGTTACCAGTTGATATCGATGAAATCAATTTAATGTTTTATGGAAATCCCGGGAAATCAATAAACATTTACATTTCCGAGATAAAACTTGAAACTGGAAGCAATGCGACATCCTTCACGCTAGCTCCTGAAGATACCGATGAAGCCGTCCGCACGGTTCAAAATCAGCTTGCTGACTCATGGGCTGTTCAGAACCTCAATAGCGCAGGCTCAATCGTTTCGCAAATCAATGCAACAAACAATCAAATCTTGATTGAAGCCGAGAAAATCCGTTTGAAAGGTAAGACCTTACTCGATGAACTCACTGCTATTGATGGATATTTCAAACGTCTGTTTGTCGGTGAAGGCAACTTTGCCAAGTTGAATGCTGAGATAATCGGAGCGAACACTATCACAGCTGACAAGCTCATCATGGACCAGGCAATGGCTCGGTTGTTCGTCTCGAGCGATATCTTCACGGATACACTTGCTGCTAAGGAAGCCTTTATCAATAGGCTTCGGTCAATTGTAGTATCTGCGACTTTATTTGAAGGTTTCAAGGGTCGAATCGGTGGGTTCCAAATCGGTACACATGATAAAGACCCTTCAACTTATTGGCTTACAGGTACTAATTCATTTGCTGTCGGTATGAGTAACGGTAGCACTCAGTGGGGTCAAACCTCTCTTTGGGTAAACTGGGGGAACGATTGGGGGAAACCAGGTGACAGAGCTTGGTTTGTTAAACGAACAGGCGAAATGAACTGTTATAATCGAGCGTATTTCTGGAATACCCCAAAAATCAACGGGGATTTAGAGGTAACCGGTGATATTTACTATTTTACAGACAAAGAAAAAAACCTAGGTGGCTACTGGATATTCTCCCCTAGCTACAAGAAAATTGAAAAAACAAACGGGTATCTTTATTTGTACAGTCCGTCCAGTAGATACGACTGGATACCTCTTAACAAAGAAATCTCAGACCGTCGATATAAGCACAATATTGTTGACAGTACAGTCTCAGGGCTCAATGTTATCGAGCAACTCAAGACGTACTCTTACCGCAAAGAATACGATGGAAAAACAGAGGATATCTCTTGCGGTATCATGGCGCAGGATGTCCAGAAATATGTTCCTGAAGCATTTTTTGAAAATCCTGACGGTGCATACTCATATCGCACATTTGAACTTGTGCCTTACTTAATCAAGGCCATTCAAGAACTCAATCAAAAAATACAGAAATTGGAGAAAACAGCATGA
- a CDS encoding DUF6711 family protein encodes MARLIINGVAVKPPKSFQVGIQDIDGETGRNANGDMVRDRITTKRKLDCEWGMLTQDEMSQLLNAVSAVFFEVSYPDPVRGQTTGTFYVGDRTAPSYSFTNELKPWSGAKFNLVER; translated from the coding sequence ATGGCACGCTTAATAATCAATGGGGTGGCTGTTAAGCCTCCTAAATCTTTTCAAGTTGGCATCCAAGACATTGACGGAGAAACAGGCCGAAATGCTAACGGAGATATGGTGCGTGACCGTATCACGACTAAACGAAAATTAGATTGTGAATGGGGCATGCTGACTCAAGATGAAATGAGTCAGCTTTTAAATGCCGTCTCAGCGGTCTTTTTTGAAGTCTCTTATCCCGACCCAGTAAGAGGTCAAACAACAGGTACTTTTTACGTTGGAGACAGAACGGCTCCAAGTTATTCATTTACAAACGAGCTCAAGCCATGGTCGGGCGCTAAATTCAATCTGGTAGAAAGGTAG